The Ziziphus jujuba cultivar Dongzao chromosome 1, ASM3175591v1 genome segment gggtgtctgaattattattatttattatcatttcaGTTGAGGAGGAACATCTTCAACCAATAAGCAGAGTACTTGAAATGTCTcttcaaattgtttttgaaatcaATGTATGTGAGGCCAAATCGAATAGTGTAACCAGAACTCCATTCGAAATCGTCAAAAAATGACCATATATAATATCCTTTCACATTCGCACCCTCCCTACAAAAAATcacacattaaaattatttaatgatttcaCCATGCATAGCATATATGGTCGaatcactttttttattttctttttttgacctTGTAGGCAGAAACACTGAcatcaaaattgttaaaattaatgtttcTTTGATTTCCCTCTACTTTCTAATAAGAATATTATGAAGAAGTTTATTCtagaattaatatattattaaatggtatatatatgtatatatgcatatatatatatatatatatatagatagtcaTGAAAGTTGTATTAACTCACTTGATGGATTGTAGAAGATAGGTGAGATGGCCATGCAGGTATCTTATCCTTGTACCATCCTTGATAGCCTTCTTTACAGGCAA includes the following:
- the LOC132799741 gene encoding vicianin hydrolase-like; this encodes MQATLTAEKNGVSIGQRTDVGWLYIYPRGIRELLIYIKHKYKNPPVYINENGVAEANNSTLPVKKAIKDGTRIRYLHGHLTYLLQSIKEGANVKGYYIWSFFDDFEWSSGYTIRFGLTYIDFKNNLKRHFKYSAYWLKMFLLN